The following proteins are co-located in the Synergistaceae bacterium genome:
- a CDS encoding translation initiation factor, with amino-acid sequence MTKPKKIKKIKSGDGFSLGEDGGPLSVSLGVLLEKESEKEKNVIDRHGSLTSEDTGEKRVPPSEVGHISKLSKVSLQRRTAGCGGKTVTLVTIPKDAAIDLEALAKEMRKGLGCGSKVEKGGIFLQGDIVERVEDWFLKRGVKKIIKGN; translated from the coding sequence GTGACGAAGCCAAAGAAGATAAAAAAAATAAAATCGGGAGACGGTTTCAGTTTAGGGGAAGACGGCGGGCCGCTGAGCGTATCACTTGGTGTGCTGCTTGAGAAAGAGTCGGAAAAAGAGAAAAACGTAATTGATCGGCATGGTTCTTTGACCTCTGAAGATACAGGAGAAAAGAGAGTCCCTCCGTCAGAAGTCGGCCATATTTCAAAACTCAGCAAGGTTTCACTGCAGCGGCGTACAGCCGGGTGCGGCGGAAAGACAGTAACTCTTGTGACGATACCTAAGGACGCAGCGATAGATCTTGAAGCTCTTGCCAAAGAAATGAGGAAAGGGCTTGGATGCGGCTCCAAAGTAGAAAAAGGGGGCATCTTTCTGCAAGGGGACATTGTTGAAAGAGTGGAGGATTGGTTTTTAAAAAGAGGAGTCAAAAAAATCATAAAAGGTAATTAG
- a CDS encoding GNAT family N-acetyltransferase translates to MCKLDAFTENLFSFANMIGGNGQVLELLSGSLAAATGLPYAGENYAIFTPRATVDELSKVLDFFKEKELPFVVPQLYDFSPSFSASLDSAGLSVRRRYTAMSLNPAVAGEWERDNDIVSVSDEMVSDWASTVWEGFGGDISVPDEYCLFADYLNRQRDNRLFLLMTEDRPASAALLHSSASACGLYYFATLPAFRRRGLARRHMKELVQQARQFSDEFVLLATEEGLPFYIDFGFTALADVPMRSISDDL, encoded by the coding sequence ATGTGCAAGCTGGATGCTTTTACTGAAAACCTCTTCTCTTTTGCCAATATGATAGGCGGAAACGGTCAGGTTCTTGAACTGCTGTCAGGCTCACTTGCGGCTGCGACCGGACTGCCTTACGCGGGAGAAAATTATGCTATTTTCACTCCGCGCGCCACCGTTGACGAGCTTTCAAAAGTTTTGGATTTCTTTAAGGAGAAAGAGCTTCCTTTCGTCGTTCCCCAGCTCTATGACTTTAGCCCATCTTTCTCCGCCTCGCTGGATTCAGCCGGTCTTTCAGTACGGCGCCGCTACACTGCAATGTCGCTCAATCCGGCTGTGGCTGGAGAATGGGAGCGCGACAATGATATCGTTTCGGTTTCGGACGAAATGGTATCTGACTGGGCGTCGACAGTATGGGAGGGGTTTGGCGGAGACATTTCAGTTCCGGATGAATATTGCCTTTTTGCTGATTATCTCAACAGGCAGCGGGATAACAGACTATTTTTACTGATGACGGAAGACCGCCCTGCCTCGGCAGCACTGCTTCATAGCAGCGCAAGCGCTTGCGGCCTGTACTACTTCGCGACCCTGCCTGCTTTCAGAAGGCGCGGCCTCGCCCGCAGACATATGAAGGAGCTTGTTCAGCAAGCCCGGCAGTTTTCAGATGAGTTTGTGTTGCTTGCAACAGAGGAGGGGCTCCCCTTCTATATTGATTTTGGTTTCACTGCACTTGCAGATGTGCCGATGCGTTCAATATCAGACGATTTGTAA
- a CDS encoding lipid-binding SYLF domain-containing protein: MNRHLKFVVSMLVMSMFILFAGTAFAEKAHERRIRLATELIRDMTAQDDVETMASVVKSSKGIAIFPAVTKAGFGIGGQTGEGLVFLRSPDGTWKGPAFMGISGASIGLQIGVQSIGLVLVITNEEGLHAFTGGNSFKLGADVSIAAGPVGRSASAGTNAPMKASIYSYSMTKGLFAGVSVGGSVINQNRDANRAYWGRDMSTKAALKRSANDKRVKPLIAELKKLINKAPK; the protein is encoded by the coding sequence ATGAACAGGCATTTAAAATTTGTTGTTTCTATGCTGGTAATGTCGATGTTTATTCTTTTTGCCGGAACGGCGTTTGCCGAGAAGGCACATGAAAGACGAATAAGGCTGGCGACAGAACTTATTCGTGATATGACGGCTCAGGATGACGTGGAGACCATGGCTTCGGTAGTAAAGTCAAGCAAGGGGATTGCGATATTCCCAGCCGTTACGAAAGCTGGTTTTGGTATAGGCGGTCAGACGGGAGAAGGATTGGTCTTTCTGCGCAGTCCTGACGGAACATGGAAGGGACCTGCGTTTATGGGTATTTCCGGTGCCTCGATAGGACTTCAGATCGGAGTGCAGTCTATAGGACTTGTTCTGGTCATCACAAATGAAGAGGGGCTCCATGCTTTTACAGGAGGAAACAGCTTCAAGCTTGGCGCTGATGTCTCGATAGCGGCAGGTCCTGTGGGACGAAGCGCCTCTGCCGGGACAAACGCTCCCATGAAGGCCTCCATCTATAGCTATTCGATGACGAAGGGGCTCTTTGCAGGAGTTTCAGTCGGGGGCAGTGTCATCAACCAGAACAGAGATGCGAACCGTGCATACTGGGGACGCGATATGTCTACAAAAGCAGCCCTGAAAAGGTCGGCGAATGATAAACGCGTAAAGCCGCTCATAGCCGAACTTAAAAAGCTCATCAACAAAGCGCCGAAATAG
- a CDS encoding HIT domain-containing protein translates to MDRIFAPWRMEYITSNSDDNETKGTGCIFCDFPKLDDDEKNLILHRGKTCFVILNAFPYNPGHLMVVPYRHTADLPGLRQDEIIEMMSLCQKAHNVLTEVMNPHGFNLGMNLGKVAGAGIDQHLHMHIVPRWNGDTNFMPVIGEVRVISEALLSTLRHLEKAWQKQ, encoded by the coding sequence ATGGACAGAATTTTCGCTCCGTGGCGCATGGAATACATCACATCCAATTCAGACGACAATGAGACAAAAGGAACGGGCTGTATTTTCTGCGATTTTCCAAAGCTCGATGATGATGAAAAAAATCTCATCCTTCATCGCGGCAAGACCTGTTTTGTCATCTTGAATGCGTTCCCATACAATCCTGGACATCTTATGGTCGTGCCATATCGCCACACCGCGGACTTGCCGGGATTGAGGCAGGATGAGATCATAGAGATGATGTCGCTATGTCAGAAGGCACACAATGTCCTGACGGAAGTAATGAACCCACATGGCTTCAATCTTGGGATGAATCTGGGTAAAGTTGCCGGCGCCGGGATCGACCAGCATCTGCACATGCACATAGTCCCGCGCTGGAACGGCGATACAAACTTCATGCCCGTGATCGGCGAGGTGCGTGTCATATCAGAAGCGCTGCTTTCAACACTGAGGCACCTTGAAAAAGCATGGCAGAAACAGTAA
- a CDS encoding YigZ family protein, with translation MAETVRLFVFTAPRNDADVELTVKRSRFIGSIRIALSADEATELIKGVSALYPKANHHCWAYRVGIDQPLEHCSDAGEPAGTAGHPILGTIKRHSLDNTLIVVTRYFGGIKLGVRGLIDAYGQAAELAVTEAGTVEMELNNALEISCGYDYSKTITTTLRKWGFGDDRQNTLYGEAVKIKLEVPCSMRKEISPALDEMKARGFLAELKWDEKILVREKWT, from the coding sequence ATGGCAGAAACAGTAAGGCTCTTTGTTTTTACAGCACCCCGCAATGATGCTGACGTAGAACTTACCGTAAAACGATCGCGCTTTATCGGCTCTATCCGCATTGCGCTTTCGGCAGATGAGGCCACAGAGCTTATTAAGGGAGTTTCAGCCCTATATCCCAAGGCAAATCACCACTGCTGGGCGTATCGTGTCGGCATTGACCAGCCGCTTGAACACTGCTCCGATGCAGGAGAGCCCGCAGGGACTGCGGGGCACCCGATTCTTGGCACTATTAAAAGACATTCTCTGGACAACACATTAATTGTCGTGACACGTTACTTTGGCGGAATCAAGCTGGGCGTTCGCGGCCTCATAGATGCATACGGCCAGGCGGCGGAGCTTGCAGTGACAGAGGCAGGAACTGTGGAGATGGAGCTTAACAATGCGCTGGAGATAAGTTGTGGATATGACTATTCAAAGACCATCACAACAACACTGAGGAAGTGGGGCTTTGGCGATGACCGTCAGAACACTTTATATGGAGAAGCAGTCAAAATAAAACTCGAAGTCCCCTGCTCCATGCGCAAAGAGATATCTCCGGCCCTTGATGAAATGAAGGCCCGTGGGTTTCTGGCTGAACTAAAGTGGGACGAGAAGATCCTGGTTCGTGAAAAATGGACATAA